The following proteins are co-located in the Spirosoma montaniterrae genome:
- the mnmG gene encoding tRNA uridine-5-carboxymethylaminomethyl(34) synthesis enzyme MnmG, with translation MFSSYDVIVVGAGHAGCEAAHAAATMGSTVLLITMNMQTIAQMSCNPAMGGVAKGQIVREVDALGGMSGIISDKSMIQFRMLNRSKGPAMWSPRCQSDRNMFAWEWRKTLEANKLIDFWQDTVNEVLVKDGRITGVKTTLGVTFSAKAVVLTNGTFLNGQMFIGEKVFGGGRTAERSATGLTEQLATLGFEAGRMKTGTPPRVDGRSLNYGLMEEQLGDEKPGKFSYTDTPSLTQQRSCWITYTNESVHDELKTGFEKSPMFTGRIKGLGPRYCPSIEDKINRFADKDRHQIFVEPEGWDTVEVYVNGFSTSLPESVQYDALRKIPGFEQVRMFRPGYAVEYDYFPPTQLKSTLETRLINNLFFAGQINGTTGYEEAACQGLIAGINAHRNVHEEAEFTIKRSEGYIGVLIDDLITKGTEEPYRMFTSRAEYRTLLRQDNADIRLTEKGYAIGLASQERYEKMIQKRDGVATLTEVIRSTKIKPEDVNNWLLSMNSSPLREKGSLYTLLKRPEIDQENIYGLLALVPNLPAIGEEVLEQTIIEIKYEDYLSREKQNAEKLDRWENLTIHPTFDYDRLGALSFEGREKLKRLRPGTIGQASRISGVSPSDVSILLVYMGR, from the coding sequence ATGTTTTCATCATACGATGTTATTGTAGTTGGTGCCGGGCACGCCGGCTGTGAAGCTGCACACGCAGCCGCCACAATGGGGTCAACGGTTTTACTGATTACAATGAATATGCAAACTATCGCACAAATGTCGTGCAATCCAGCTATGGGCGGGGTGGCAAAAGGACAAATTGTGCGTGAGGTAGATGCTTTGGGTGGCATGTCGGGAATCATAAGCGACAAGAGCATGATTCAATTTCGAATGCTAAACCGCTCGAAAGGTCCCGCTATGTGGAGTCCACGTTGCCAAAGCGACCGCAATATGTTTGCCTGGGAATGGCGAAAAACGCTTGAAGCAAATAAACTGATCGACTTCTGGCAAGACACTGTCAACGAAGTGTTAGTGAAAGATGGGCGAATTACGGGTGTAAAAACAACCTTAGGCGTTACGTTTTCAGCTAAAGCTGTTGTACTCACGAATGGCACATTTCTGAATGGGCAGATGTTCATTGGCGAGAAAGTTTTTGGCGGGGGACGAACGGCTGAACGCTCAGCCACAGGGTTGACCGAACAGTTAGCAACACTCGGTTTCGAAGCAGGTAGAATGAAGACAGGCACTCCTCCGCGTGTAGACGGCCGGAGTCTGAACTACGGCCTGATGGAAGAGCAGTTGGGAGATGAAAAACCGGGTAAGTTTTCTTATACCGATACACCCTCGCTAACGCAACAACGCTCATGCTGGATTACCTACACAAACGAAAGTGTACACGATGAACTGAAAACGGGCTTCGAAAAGTCGCCTATGTTTACGGGTCGAATAAAGGGGTTAGGTCCGCGCTATTGCCCATCCATCGAAGATAAAATCAATCGATTTGCCGATAAAGACCGTCACCAGATTTTCGTGGAGCCAGAAGGTTGGGATACGGTAGAAGTTTACGTAAATGGTTTTTCGACATCATTACCTGAATCGGTTCAGTATGATGCCTTACGGAAAATTCCCGGTTTTGAGCAAGTACGCATGTTTCGACCCGGTTATGCTGTAGAATACGATTACTTCCCGCCAACACAGTTAAAGTCTACTTTGGAGACTCGTTTAATAAACAATCTGTTCTTTGCCGGTCAGATAAACGGTACAACAGGTTATGAAGAAGCTGCATGTCAAGGTTTGATTGCTGGTATCAACGCGCATAGAAATGTTCATGAAGAAGCTGAATTCACCATTAAACGGTCAGAAGGCTACATTGGGGTCTTAATCGATGATTTGATCACGAAAGGTACTGAGGAGCCTTATCGTATGTTTACCTCGCGGGCCGAGTACCGAACATTGTTGCGACAGGATAACGCTGACATCCGGTTGACAGAAAAGGGGTACGCGATAGGGTTAGCCTCACAGGAACGCTATGAAAAAATGATTCAAAAGCGTGACGGGGTAGCAACGCTAACCGAAGTTATTCGGAGTACGAAAATCAAGCCCGAAGATGTAAATAACTGGCTGTTGTCTATGAACAGCTCACCGCTTCGTGAGAAAGGTAGTTTATACACACTACTGAAACGGCCTGAAATAGATCAGGAAAATATATATGGATTGCTGGCCTTAGTACCCAACTTGCCTGCAATAGGAGAGGAGGTACTCGAGCAAACCATTATTGAAATCAAGTACGAAGACTATTTATCCCGTGAAAAACAGAACGCCGAAAAGTTAGACAGGTGGGAAAATTTAACAATCCATCCCACCTTCGACTACGACCGATTGGGCGCGTTATCGTTTGAAGGACGTGAAAAATTGAAGCGATTACGACCCGGTACTATCGGTCAGGCATCACGGATTAGTGGCGTTAGCCCCTCCGATGTATCGATCCTGTTAGTATATATGGGTCGCTGA
- a CDS encoding DUF4175 family protein, whose protein sequence is MQSTNSYATLLQRIEEYKKRYFQNQLVKGSLFFVALTGTGYLLINTAEFIGRFNSVGRGFLLFSFLIMAVVGLYLFILRPLFSLYGLNKPLSNDEAARQIGQYFPEVGDKLLNTLQLQRILSDQSDLLQASLQQRSQQLLINRFANAIQISRNRRFLKYAIPPLALILGILLVNPTFFTKSSTRLVNYNKEFVEEAPFQFIVQNKSMKAFRNEDFPLSVKLKGDALPQSVYVVTANGTRFKLDQAGQQFTYTFDNIQRDLDFHLEAAGFNSQTYTVALIDRPAVLSFNVRLDYPAYLQKPSEQLANVGNLLVPQGTVVNWEFAADHTDSLSLRFNTDTRSTPARLIDDNTFAVSRRLMQNAQYTVSLKNAQIASPSSIQYNVQVIPDRFPQISVDRIQDTVTYNFISLSGLVSDDYGFSKLRLNYKIIRDGKETPLRSKDIPVNRSTTSQNFVYNWSLDSLQLQQGDKLDYYVQVWDNDGVSGPKSSRSNQLNFAIPTQLEVQKQVDKSAEKTEQQIDNALSKTQEIKRELNQMEDRMRTKKSSDFQDKKQLQDILKKREELLREVQKLQEQFQKTNEMQQRFSQNDQAVKEKLEQLQKLFNELLDPEAKQLYEQLKQLLEKKQDEKASDLLDRLSRKERNMERDLDRALKLFKQMQLEQKVENLAKELEKQADRLDEQAQENEKTNEPNADQMQQQQQSEEDFKKLQEQLEEMIKQAEKDGLNKPDPSEKDQKDAESAMQEAMKQMKQKQGKKAASSQSKASKSMRSMKQSMEESMESAEMEELQENMDDLRNILENLITLSFGQERVMKDFRGMSLQDPRVTKLSQEQLKLQDDAKIIEDSLNALASRVVQIQSFVTRELTNMKFYMDESVLQLRERRLSMASSKQQFAMTSMNNLALMLSDVLKNMKQQMQAMAMPGAGASGKKGKKQGGEEGLGKMQKEMNSRMEKLAKSGKSGRGLSEELSQLAAQQAMIRNMLRQLEERAKGTEVGKQQQQQVDELIKKMDETETDLVNKRLNQNTLNRQNEIMTRLLESEKALKQQEEDPKRQAETAKSLKQSQPSFFDSATMQQKVKQVEVLRSVTPNYNQFYKKEANQYLQRLGN, encoded by the coding sequence ATGCAATCAACCAATTCTTACGCAACCCTACTTCAGCGAATCGAAGAATACAAAAAGCGGTATTTCCAGAACCAGTTAGTTAAAGGAAGTCTATTTTTTGTAGCTCTTACAGGAACAGGATATCTCCTGATAAATACTGCTGAGTTTATTGGGCGATTCAATTCTGTTGGACGCGGCTTCCTGTTATTCAGCTTTCTGATTATGGCTGTAGTGGGGCTGTATCTCTTCATTTTGCGGCCCTTATTCAGCCTATACGGTTTAAACAAACCCTTGTCTAACGATGAAGCTGCACGTCAGATTGGGCAGTATTTTCCTGAAGTGGGCGATAAGTTGCTGAATACACTCCAGCTTCAGCGTATCTTGTCGGATCAGAGTGATCTTCTTCAGGCAAGTTTGCAGCAACGCTCACAACAGTTACTAATTAACCGCTTTGCCAACGCTATCCAGATTAGCCGCAACCGCCGATTCTTGAAATATGCCATTCCTCCATTGGCGTTGATTTTGGGAATTTTGTTAGTGAACCCTACTTTCTTCACTAAGTCATCTACTCGCTTGGTCAACTACAATAAGGAGTTCGTTGAAGAAGCTCCGTTTCAGTTTATTGTACAAAACAAGAGTATGAAAGCCTTTCGCAACGAAGACTTTCCATTGTCAGTGAAACTAAAGGGAGATGCACTGCCCCAGTCGGTATACGTTGTTACGGCGAATGGGACTCGTTTTAAACTGGATCAGGCGGGACAGCAGTTTACCTATACGTTCGATAATATACAGCGTGATTTAGATTTTCATCTGGAAGCTGCTGGCTTTAATTCGCAGACGTATACAGTTGCTTTAATCGACCGACCAGCCGTTTTATCATTTAATGTCCGGCTCGATTATCCGGCTTATTTGCAAAAGCCCAGTGAGCAATTGGCAAACGTGGGTAATCTGCTTGTGCCGCAGGGAACAGTAGTGAACTGGGAATTTGCTGCCGACCATACAGATTCGCTTTCTCTTCGGTTCAACACCGATACCCGGTCTACGCCTGCTCGTTTAATTGACGACAATACATTTGCTGTTAGCCGCCGTTTGATGCAAAATGCGCAATATACCGTGTCGCTGAAGAACGCGCAGATTGCCTCTCCGTCGAGTATTCAATATAATGTTCAGGTTATTCCTGACCGGTTTCCGCAAATTTCTGTGGATCGCATTCAGGATACTGTTACCTATAATTTCATATCTCTATCGGGTCTGGTTTCTGATGATTACGGTTTTTCTAAACTGCGGCTGAATTATAAAATAATTCGCGACGGTAAAGAAACGCCCCTGCGTAGCAAAGACATCCCGGTTAATCGGTCGACTACTTCACAGAACTTCGTTTATAACTGGTCGCTCGACAGCCTGCAATTACAACAGGGCGATAAGTTAGACTACTATGTTCAGGTCTGGGATAACGATGGTGTAAGCGGCCCCAAATCGAGTCGCTCAAATCAATTAAACTTTGCCATTCCGACGCAGTTGGAAGTGCAAAAGCAAGTTGACAAATCTGCTGAGAAAACCGAGCAACAGATTGACAATGCCCTGAGTAAAACGCAGGAGATCAAGCGTGAACTGAATCAGATGGAAGATCGGATGCGTACCAAGAAATCATCTGACTTCCAGGATAAAAAACAGTTACAGGATATTCTAAAAAAACGCGAAGAACTTCTGCGTGAGGTTCAAAAGTTGCAGGAGCAGTTTCAGAAGACGAATGAGATGCAACAACGTTTCTCCCAGAATGATCAGGCAGTGAAAGAGAAACTGGAGCAGCTACAGAAGCTTTTTAACGAGCTATTAGACCCTGAAGCCAAGCAACTGTATGAACAATTGAAACAACTTCTCGAAAAGAAGCAGGATGAGAAGGCGTCTGATTTGCTTGATCGTTTGAGTCGTAAAGAGCGGAATATGGAACGTGATCTTGATCGGGCCTTGAAGCTTTTCAAGCAGATGCAATTGGAGCAGAAAGTTGAGAACCTGGCGAAAGAACTCGAAAAGCAGGCTGATCGATTAGACGAACAGGCGCAGGAAAACGAGAAGACCAACGAACCAAACGCCGATCAGATGCAGCAACAGCAACAGTCGGAGGAGGATTTTAAAAAGCTTCAGGAACAACTCGAAGAGATGATCAAGCAGGCTGAAAAAGACGGCCTAAATAAACCTGATCCTTCTGAAAAAGACCAGAAAGATGCGGAGAGTGCTATGCAGGAAGCAATGAAGCAAATGAAGCAGAAGCAGGGTAAAAAAGCGGCTTCATCACAAAGCAAAGCGTCGAAGTCCATGCGGTCTATGAAACAGTCGATGGAGGAATCGATGGAATCAGCCGAGATGGAGGAGCTTCAGGAGAACATGGATGATTTGCGTAATATTCTTGAAAACCTAATTACGCTGTCATTTGGACAAGAGCGTGTGATGAAAGATTTCCGGGGTATGAGTTTGCAGGATCCACGCGTGACAAAGCTTTCTCAGGAACAGTTAAAGCTTCAGGATGACGCCAAAATTATTGAAGACAGTCTGAATGCATTGGCGAGCCGGGTAGTTCAAATTCAATCGTTCGTGACGCGTGAGCTGACAAACATGAAATTTTACATGGATGAAAGTGTGCTGCAACTACGAGAACGTCGGTTGAGTATGGCCTCGTCAAAGCAGCAATTTGCCATGACGTCGATGAACAATCTGGCTCTCATGTTGAGTGATGTTCTGAAGAATATGAAGCAGCAGATGCAGGCAATGGCAATGCCGGGGGCTGGAGCAAGTGGGAAGAAAGGGAAGAAGCAAGGCGGAGAGGAGGGGCTTGGCAAGATGCAAAAGGAGATGAACAGCCGCATGGAGAAACTTGCCAAGTCTGGAAAATCGGGCCGTGGTTTATCAGAAGAACTTTCTCAATTAGCGGCTCAGCAGGCGATGATTCGGAATATGCTGAGGCAGTTAGAGGAGAGGGCGAAAGGAACAGAGGTAGGCAAGCAGCAGCAACAACAGGTTGACGAGCTGATAAAAAAAATGGATGAAACCGAAACGGACCTGGTTAATAAGCGATTAAATCAAAACACGCTTAACCGGCAGAATGAGATTATGACCCGCTTACTTGAATCGGAGAAAGCATTGAAGCAGCAGGAGGAAGACCCGAAACGTCAGGCCGAAACGGCCAAATCGCTCAAGCAAAGTCAGCCTTCTTTCTTCGACTCTGCTACTATGCAGCAGAAGGTAAAACAGGTTGAGGTTTTACGCTCGGTTACGCCCAATTATAATCAGTTCTACAAGAAAGAGGCCAATCAGTATTTGCAACGGCTTGGTAATTAA
- a CDS encoding ComF family protein, giving the protein MFRFIYGLLNDFIDTLYPTLCLGCSRSLQPTERVLCAHCRIRLPETGQHRNPDLSVSINKFAGKVPVAFALSYLHFQKGGTVQKLIHKIKYGGQKEAAREVAGWYGYQLKQESIVSENFDLIIGVPLHRSRLNQRGYNQADWIAEGFAESLGIPARTDILIREQFKTSQTKKNRVERWENVKTVFAVTDPTAIAGKNIILIDDVLTTGATLGACATELLQKGCKSVGVITLAATQ; this is encoded by the coding sequence ATGTTTCGGTTTATATACGGGCTGCTGAATGATTTTATCGATACCCTCTACCCTACCCTTTGCTTAGGTTGTTCGCGGTCGCTCCAGCCTACCGAACGGGTATTATGCGCCCATTGCCGTATTCGTCTGCCCGAAACAGGTCAGCACCGGAATCCCGACCTGTCAGTCTCCATCAATAAGTTTGCCGGAAAAGTACCTGTTGCCTTTGCATTGTCGTACTTACATTTTCAGAAAGGCGGGACAGTGCAAAAGCTAATTCACAAAATAAAGTATGGCGGGCAAAAAGAAGCCGCCAGAGAAGTTGCAGGCTGGTACGGCTATCAACTAAAGCAGGAAAGTATTGTATCAGAAAACTTCGATCTCATAATCGGCGTACCACTACATAGAAGCCGGCTGAATCAACGCGGCTATAATCAGGCAGACTGGATTGCCGAAGGTTTTGCCGAGTCGCTCGGTATACCTGCACGAACGGATATTCTAATCCGTGAACAATTCAAAACGTCGCAAACAAAAAAGAATCGGGTTGAGCGTTGGGAGAATGTTAAAACCGTTTTCGCAGTTACAGACCCGACAGCTATCGCCGGAAAGAATATTATTTTGATTGATGATGTGCTAACGACGGGAGCAACTCTCGGAGCCTGCGCCACCGAATTGCTCCAAAAAGGCTGTAAATCGGTTGGCGTTATAACGTTGGCAGCCACACAATAA
- a CDS encoding SUMF1/EgtB/PvdO family nonheme iron enzyme, translated as MIQKYHLQRAAYVLLATLALASCKSKHPTSVKPGKKSTATGIAYNQKDGFQVKKFAGQKAGPNLVFVEGGRFTMGALEEDVMNTRDNRERTVSIQSFYMDETEIANVHYLEYLNAISRDSSEEVVKAALPDTTVWANPLSFNDSYVTQYLRYPAFRYYPVVGVSWVQASDYAAWRSAAVNNELAKGGAKTGKKGGGFSLKRKSKKEAEPALAEATPTGATKPSLESGLVLPDYRLPTEAEWEYAAKALIGTQYMDENQVNQRIYPWDGSSVRNPKKGRKQGQMLANFKRGRGDYAGIAGRSNDGAIITSEIYAYPANDFGLYNMAGNVNEWVYDVYRPLSYQDVNDLNPIRRNGYLDDAKNYDTKNRNSLVDDRLRVYKGGSWNDVAYWLSPGTRRFLDQDSATAMIGFRCAMIGVGRNK; from the coding sequence ATGATTCAAAAGTATCACCTGCAACGAGCCGCATATGTGCTGCTGGCAACTTTGGCTCTGGCATCGTGTAAGTCTAAGCACCCGACCAGTGTGAAGCCCGGTAAGAAAAGCACGGCAACGGGAATTGCTTATAACCAGAAAGACGGTTTTCAGGTAAAGAAATTTGCCGGGCAGAAAGCAGGTCCTAATCTGGTGTTTGTAGAAGGTGGCCGGTTCACGATGGGTGCGCTTGAGGAAGATGTGATGAACACCCGCGACAACCGCGAACGCACGGTTTCGATTCAATCCTTCTACATGGATGAGACCGAAATTGCGAACGTTCACTATCTGGAATATCTGAACGCCATCTCGCGCGATTCGTCGGAAGAGGTGGTCAAAGCAGCCCTTCCTGATACAACAGTTTGGGCTAATCCGCTGTCATTCAATGATTCTTACGTAACGCAATACCTGCGCTATCCTGCCTTTCGCTATTATCCGGTAGTGGGTGTGTCGTGGGTGCAGGCCAGCGATTATGCCGCCTGGCGTTCGGCGGCTGTAAACAATGAATTAGCCAAAGGTGGTGCTAAGACAGGCAAGAAAGGTGGCGGTTTCTCGCTGAAGCGGAAATCGAAAAAAGAAGCCGAGCCAGCGTTGGCCGAAGCGACTCCAACTGGTGCGACCAAACCAAGTTTGGAAAGCGGTTTAGTTTTGCCCGATTACCGCCTACCAACCGAAGCAGAATGGGAATATGCTGCTAAGGCGTTGATTGGCACGCAATACATGGACGAAAACCAGGTAAATCAGCGGATATATCCGTGGGATGGCTCGTCGGTACGGAATCCCAAGAAAGGCCGTAAGCAAGGCCAAATGCTGGCAAACTTCAAACGTGGTCGCGGTGACTACGCCGGTATTGCCGGTCGCTCGAACGACGGTGCCATTATTACATCTGAAATCTACGCTTATCCTGCCAACGACTTCGGTTTATACAACATGGCTGGCAACGTAAATGAGTGGGTATATGATGTGTATCGTCCACTGTCGTATCAGGACGTTAATGATCTGAACCCAATTCGCCGGAACGGTTATCTGGACGATGCTAAAAACTACGATACAAAGAACCGCAATTCGCTCGTTGACGACCGTTTGCGCGTGTACAAAGGCGGTTCGTGGAACGACGTAGCCTACTGGCTTTCGCCCGGAACACGCCGGTTCTTAGATCAGGATTCGGCAACGGCCATGATTGGTTTCCGATGCGCCATGATCGGTGTTGGCCGGAATAAGTAA
- the mfd gene encoding transcription-repair coupling factor: MKPDELLGLYTDESFIKLLTEPFGRRTADEPQRLQIKGLSGSLDALLAASVFKSVGGNHLYVLTDRDEAAYFFNDLQNLLSREVLLFPMSYKKPYQYEEIENANVLMRAEVLNKLNPAPKNGLLIVTYPEALSEKVINKRSLQANTLTIRVGEKLDTNFVAELLQNYEFEKTDFVYEAGQFSVRGGIIDVFSFASEFPFRIDLFGDEVESIRKFNPETQLSTDAVDFINVIPNIQTKLVEETREPFFDFFPDGTTVWVKDVEFTLDIIEKCYEKAEQRFESTVAGSGGIQIVSDPGELFETRRSFLNELKKFRTVEFGRKFYFKTESRQQYPSKQQPSFNKDFKRLVDTLGDLQAKGYTNIIAAESFKQLDRLQTIFEELDPFVKFQPLNIGIREGFLDDALKIAVFTDHQIFDRFYKYRVQDKFSKSKALTLRELKTLQPGDYVTHVDHGIGRFAGLEKVDNNGNEQEAIRLIYRDNDMLLVSIHSLHKIAKYSGKEGGPPTMNKLGSQEWENKKSRIRKQVKDIARELIALYAKRRTAPGYAYSRDSFLQVELESSFLYEDTPDQAKATNDVKDDMERPHPMDRLVCGDVGFGKTEVAIRAAFKAVTDNKQVAVLVPTTILAMQHFKTFSERMADFPVKIEYINRFRSSAQIKEILKGTASGEIGILIGTHRIVNKDVKFKDLGLLVIDEEQKFGVKTKDRLKEMRVEVDVLTLTATPIPRTLHFSLMGARDLSVIATPPPNRQPVTTEVHAFNEAVIRDAISYEIRRGGQVFFVHNRVNDIESIGNLIMRLVPDARIGVAHGQMEGDKLERTMTRFIEGDYDVLVSTNIIESGLDISNANTILINNAHFFGLSDLHQMRGRVGRSNRKAFCYLLTPPPTVLTADARKRLQTLEDFSDLGEGFKIAMRDLDIRGAGNLLGAEQSGFINDLGFEMYHKILDETVQELRENEFKDLFETKPGDLKLALPDTIIETDLTIVIPERYVQNISERLALYTRLDSIQTEEELRAFRQEILDRFGPLPEEVENLIQMVNVRWKAERLYLEKLTLKNTILKGYFVSNGNDAFFTGEQFGKVIEYIKQNPGQCSLKESKGRPIFTHTDVHSVEQLDEILKAMTE, encoded by the coding sequence TTGAAACCCGATGAATTGCTCGGTTTATATACCGATGAAAGCTTTATAAAATTGTTGACCGAACCGTTTGGCCGACGAACCGCCGACGAGCCGCAACGACTCCAGATTAAAGGTCTGTCCGGTAGCTTAGACGCCCTATTGGCTGCGTCGGTTTTTAAGTCGGTAGGTGGTAATCACCTATACGTTTTAACCGACCGCGATGAGGCTGCTTACTTTTTCAACGACTTGCAAAACTTGTTGAGTCGGGAAGTTCTGCTGTTTCCAATGTCGTACAAAAAACCGTACCAATACGAGGAAATTGAAAATGCCAATGTGTTGATGCGGGCTGAGGTACTGAACAAGCTGAATCCGGCACCAAAAAACGGACTGCTTATCGTGACGTATCCTGAAGCATTGTCCGAAAAAGTAATCAATAAGCGTTCGTTGCAGGCAAACACGCTGACCATTCGGGTAGGAGAGAAGTTAGACACAAATTTTGTGGCTGAACTTCTCCAGAACTATGAATTCGAGAAGACCGATTTTGTGTATGAAGCCGGTCAGTTTTCGGTGCGGGGTGGTATCATCGACGTGTTTTCTTTCGCGAGTGAATTCCCATTTCGGATCGATTTGTTCGGCGATGAGGTTGAAAGCATTCGTAAATTCAATCCTGAAACGCAACTTTCGACCGACGCCGTCGATTTCATTAACGTTATCCCCAATATTCAGACCAAACTTGTTGAGGAAACCCGTGAGCCATTTTTTGATTTTTTTCCCGATGGCACAACCGTTTGGGTAAAAGACGTAGAATTTACACTCGATATCATCGAGAAGTGTTACGAAAAAGCCGAGCAGCGTTTCGAGTCAACAGTGGCAGGTAGTGGCGGTATTCAGATTGTGTCTGACCCCGGTGAATTGTTCGAAACACGCCGTTCATTTTTGAACGAGCTAAAGAAATTCAGGACCGTAGAGTTTGGGCGCAAATTCTACTTCAAAACCGAAAGCAGGCAACAATACCCGTCGAAGCAGCAACCGTCGTTCAATAAAGATTTTAAACGATTGGTCGATACACTCGGCGATCTGCAGGCGAAGGGGTACACGAATATAATTGCCGCCGAATCGTTCAAGCAACTCGACCGGTTGCAGACGATTTTTGAAGAATTAGATCCCTTCGTGAAATTCCAGCCGCTGAACATCGGCATCCGCGAAGGCTTCCTCGACGATGCGCTGAAGATAGCCGTTTTCACAGACCATCAGATTTTTGACCGTTTCTACAAATACCGCGTTCAGGACAAGTTCTCGAAGTCGAAAGCGTTGACCCTGCGCGAACTGAAAACGTTACAACCGGGCGACTATGTAACGCACGTCGACCACGGCATCGGGCGGTTCGCGGGCTTGGAAAAAGTTGATAACAATGGCAACGAACAGGAAGCTATCCGGTTGATTTATCGCGATAACGACATGCTGTTAGTGAGCATTCACAGCCTGCACAAGATTGCCAAATACAGTGGCAAGGAAGGCGGACCGCCCACGATGAACAAGCTCGGTTCGCAGGAGTGGGAGAACAAAAAGTCGCGGATTCGCAAACAGGTTAAAGACATTGCCCGCGAACTGATTGCGCTCTACGCCAAACGCCGAACTGCCCCCGGCTACGCCTACAGCCGCGACAGCTTTTTACAGGTTGAACTCGAATCGTCGTTCCTGTACGAAGACACGCCCGATCAGGCAAAAGCGACCAACGACGTGAAAGACGACATGGAGCGTCCGCACCCGATGGACCGGCTCGTGTGTGGCGACGTGGGGTTTGGCAAAACAGAAGTGGCAATACGGGCTGCGTTTAAGGCCGTAACCGATAACAAGCAGGTAGCTGTGCTGGTGCCAACTACGATTCTCGCCATGCAGCATTTTAAAACGTTCTCAGAGCGAATGGCCGATTTTCCTGTTAAGATCGAGTACATCAATCGCTTTCGCTCGTCGGCGCAAATAAAAGAGATTCTGAAAGGCACCGCATCTGGCGAAATCGGCATCCTGATTGGCACGCACCGAATCGTGAATAAAGATGTGAAGTTCAAAGATTTAGGATTGCTGGTGATTGACGAAGAGCAGAAGTTTGGCGTAAAAACAAAAGACCGGCTCAAAGAAATGCGGGTAGAAGTCGACGTACTTACGCTCACGGCCACGCCTATTCCACGCACCCTGCATTTCTCGCTCATGGGCGCACGCGACCTCTCGGTAATTGCTACGCCCCCACCAAACCGCCAGCCGGTTACGACCGAAGTACATGCGTTTAATGAGGCCGTTATCCGCGATGCCATCAGCTACGAAATCCGACGCGGAGGGCAGGTGTTCTTTGTGCATAACCGCGTTAACGACATCGAATCTATCGGCAACCTCATCATGCGGCTCGTGCCTGATGCCCGTATTGGCGTGGCACACGGACAAATGGAAGGCGATAAGCTCGAACGGACGATGACGCGCTTTATTGAGGGTGATTACGATGTACTGGTATCTACCAATATTATTGAATCTGGTCTGGATATTTCGAATGCCAATACCATTCTCATCAACAACGCGCACTTCTTCGGCTTGTCAGACCTGCACCAAATGCGGGGTAGGGTAGGCCGGTCTAATCGCAAGGCGTTCTGTTATTTACTGACACCCCCGCCAACCGTGCTGACCGCCGATGCTCGGAAACGTTTGCAAACCCTTGAAGACTTTTCGGATTTGGGAGAAGGTTTCAAAATAGCAATGCGCGACCTCGACATTCGGGGAGCGGGCAATCTCCTTGGAGCCGAGCAAAGCGGCTTCATCAACGATCTGGGTTTCGAGATGTATCACAAGATACTGGATGAAACAGTACAGGAACTTCGCGAAAATGAGTTCAAAGATCTGTTCGAGACTAAGCCCGGCGACTTAAAACTTGCCCTGCCAGATACGATCATTGAAACTGATTTGACGATTGTAATCCCAGAGCGGTATGTACAGAATATCTCGGAGCGATTGGCGTTATACACCCGCTTAGACAGTATTCAGACTGAAGAGGAACTACGGGCCTTTCGGCAGGAAATACTCGACCGCTTCGGGCCGCTACCCGAAGAAGTCGAAAACCTGATTCAGATGGTGAACGTTCGCTGGAAAGCAGAGCGGTTATACCTTGAAAAACTGACCCTTAAGAATACTATACTGAAAGGCTACTTCGTTTCTAACGGGAATGACGCTTTCTTTACGGGCGAACAATTTGGCAAGGTAATTGAGTACATCAAACAAAATCCCGGCCAATGTTCTCTGAAAGAGTCTAAAGGGAGACCTATTTTCACCCATACCGATGTCCATTCGGTTGAACAACTGGACGAAATTCTAAAAGCAATGACGGAATGA
- a CDS encoding barstar family protein, translating to MTPNILISNSEYDLEQKFGQEFIAHIDGIKATTLRQFYEAIAEVLEIPDFGFSLESLNDALNDLSWLEDERIVLYITNSGQLLSKERDPAKLLSVLNMLDATAEDWKWVNDEELDNAKEIIVVFDDSPRIRQLLEQESIDVKLLSQITS from the coding sequence ATGACGCCGAATATCCTGATTAGTAACTCAGAATATGATTTAGAGCAAAAATTTGGCCAGGAATTTATTGCCCATATCGATGGGATAAAAGCAACGACGCTAAGGCAATTTTACGAGGCCATTGCTGAGGTGCTGGAAATTCCTGACTTTGGTTTTTCACTTGAATCACTGAACGACGCCCTCAACGACTTGAGTTGGCTCGAAGACGAACGCATAGTTTTATACATCACCAATAGTGGTCAATTGCTCAGCAAAGAACGTGACCCTGCCAAATTGCTGAGCGTGCTGAACATGCTCGATGCAACCGCCGAAGACTGGAAGTGGGTCAACGATGAGGAACTTGATAACGCCAAAGAAATCATCGTCGTTTTTGACGATAGTCCGCGCATCAGGCAGTTGCTCGAACAGGAGTCAATCGATGTCAAACTGCTTAGTCAGATAACATCATAA